A region of Bradyrhizobium sp. SZCCHNS1050 DNA encodes the following proteins:
- a CDS encoding lytic murein transglycosylase translates to MFGDGQASAADAAFTQFINSLWPEAKEQGVSRATFEAETRGLEPDYKLPDLLLPGRPATGAPAQAEFVQVPADYIKEASIARLAAHGEKLIQQYRPALAEIERRFGVPGPVVLAIWGRETDFGRYALPYDALRVLATQAYVGRRKDQYRTEFIMALKMLSDGVVSRRDLRASWGGAVGLTQFLPSEYYKHGVDLDGDGKVDLWHSVPDALGSAALQLANKGWQRGLRWAYEVKPPATVDCAIGVPEVKKPIGEWLRAGFVPVRGQRLSAAEQQQPASLLQPEGIYGPAFLTTANYFVIKEYNFSDLYVLFVGHLADRMTSPAPFATPWSASKQLRSKDVEAMQKGLTRLGLYGDKLDGKAGMQTRAALGAFQKKAGLKVDCWPSESVLQAINAAR, encoded by the coding sequence ATGTTCGGCGATGGCCAAGCGAGCGCGGCTGACGCCGCCTTCACGCAGTTCATCAACTCGCTCTGGCCCGAAGCCAAGGAGCAGGGCGTCTCCCGTGCGACGTTCGAGGCGGAGACGCGCGGGTTGGAGCCTGACTACAAGCTTCCCGATCTGCTGCTGCCCGGCCGGCCCGCGACGGGGGCGCCGGCGCAGGCCGAGTTCGTGCAGGTGCCAGCCGACTACATCAAGGAAGCGTCGATCGCGCGGCTGGCCGCGCACGGCGAGAAGCTGATCCAGCAATATCGTCCGGCACTCGCCGAGATCGAGCGCCGCTTCGGCGTGCCGGGGCCGGTCGTGCTTGCGATCTGGGGCCGGGAGACCGATTTCGGCCGCTATGCGCTGCCCTACGATGCGCTGCGCGTGCTGGCGACGCAGGCCTATGTCGGCCGCCGCAAGGACCAGTACCGCACCGAGTTCATCATGGCGCTGAAGATGCTGAGCGACGGCGTGGTGTCGCGCCGCGATCTCAGGGCGTCATGGGGCGGGGCGGTCGGGCTCACCCAGTTCCTGCCGTCGGAGTACTACAAGCACGGTGTCGATCTCGATGGCGACGGCAAGGTCGATCTCTGGCATTCGGTGCCGGACGCGCTGGGCTCGGCGGCGCTGCAGCTTGCCAACAAGGGGTGGCAGCGCGGCCTGCGCTGGGCCTACGAGGTCAAGCCGCCAGCGACTGTCGACTGCGCGATCGGCGTGCCGGAGGTGAAGAAGCCGATCGGCGAATGGCTGCGCGCCGGCTTTGTCCCGGTACGCGGCCAGCGGCTCAGCGCAGCCGAGCAGCAGCAGCCCGCGTCGCTGCTGCAGCCTGAGGGCATCTATGGTCCGGCGTTCCTGACGACGGCGAACTACTTCGTCATCAAGGAATACAATTTTTCCGATCTCTATGTGCTGTTCGTCGGTCACCTCGCGGACCGTATGACGAGCCCGGCTCCGTTCGCGACACCATGGTCGGCGTCAAAGCAGCTTCGGAGCAAGGACGTCGAGGCGATGCAGAAGGGCCTGACGCGGCTCGGTCTCTACGGCGACAAGCTCGACGGCAAGGCCGGCATGCAGACCCGCGCCGCGCTCGGCGCATTTCAGAAGAAGGCGGGCCTGAAGGTCGACTGCTGGCCGAGCGAATCGGTGCTGCAGGCGATCAACGCCGCGCGCTGA
- a CDS encoding D-2-hydroxyacid dehydrogenase family protein, whose amino-acid sequence MTRLRCAILDDYYDTALSLADWPRLADRVDVTAFTQPFGNEEAAAGALTDADIICAMRERTPLPRSLIERLPKLKLLITSGMRNAAIDLEAAKARGIMVCGTQYGRDPTAALTMGLILELTRRIGQENALMHAGQPWQTLGGVEIESKTLGVIGLGKLGTKVAGLGKAFGMNVIAWSPNLTPERCEAAGVGYATKEELFTAADVITVHVVLSDRSRGLVGAADIARMKATAYLVNTSRAPIVDEAALLQALRDKRIAGAGLDVFSVEPLPVAHPLRQLGNVVLTPHLGYVTEESFRAHYGQMVDCIATWLAGAEPPRRLA is encoded by the coding sequence ATGACACGGCTGCGCTGTGCGATCCTCGACGACTATTACGATACGGCCCTCTCATTGGCCGACTGGCCCCGGCTGGCCGACAGAGTGGATGTGACGGCTTTCACACAGCCGTTCGGCAACGAGGAAGCGGCCGCCGGCGCGCTCACCGATGCCGACATCATCTGTGCGATGCGCGAGCGGACGCCATTGCCGCGCTCCCTGATCGAGCGGTTGCCGAAGCTGAAGCTCCTGATCACCTCCGGCATGCGCAACGCCGCCATCGACCTGGAGGCCGCCAAGGCGCGCGGCATCATGGTCTGCGGCACGCAATATGGCCGTGACCCCACCGCAGCGCTCACCATGGGCCTGATCCTGGAGCTGACCCGCAGGATCGGCCAGGAGAATGCTCTCATGCATGCCGGGCAGCCCTGGCAGACGCTGGGCGGCGTGGAGATCGAGAGCAAGACGCTGGGCGTGATCGGGCTGGGCAAGCTCGGCACCAAGGTCGCCGGGCTCGGCAAGGCGTTCGGCATGAACGTGATCGCCTGGAGCCCCAACCTGACGCCCGAACGCTGCGAGGCGGCGGGAGTAGGCTACGCGACCAAGGAGGAGCTGTTCACCGCCGCCGACGTCATCACCGTCCACGTCGTGCTCAGCGACCGCTCACGCGGGCTGGTGGGCGCGGCCGACATCGCGCGCATGAAGGCCACCGCCTATCTCGTCAACACCTCGCGCGCGCCGATCGTCGACGAGGCCGCATTGCTGCAGGCACTGCGCGACAAGCGCATTGCCGGCGCCGGCCTCGACGTGTTCTCCGTGGAACCGCTGCCCGTCGCCCATCCGCTGCGCCAGCTCGGCAATGTCGTGCTCACGCCGCATCTCGGCTACGTCACCGAGGAGAGTTTTCGCGCCCATTACGGCCAGATGGTCGATTGTATCGCCACCTGGCTCGCAGGAGCCGAGCCGCCGCGCCGGCTGGCTTGA
- a CDS encoding bacterioferritin-associated ferredoxin, with amino-acid sequence MIVCSCNVISDHDIRNAVKSADELPRNPKQVYGCLGCSAECGRCARTIKTIIDEALGPCARACQAGCQHGHHHGTTPVKAIDDDLQSRFALAAC; translated from the coding sequence ATGATTGTTTGTTCCTGCAACGTCATCAGCGATCACGATATCCGCAACGCGGTGAAGTCCGCGGACGAACTGCCGCGGAACCCCAAGCAGGTCTACGGTTGCCTGGGGTGCAGCGCGGAATGCGGCCGCTGTGCGCGCACGATCAAGACGATCATCGACGAGGCGCTGGGTCCCTGTGCTCGCGCCTGCCAGGCCGGCTGTCAGCACGGCCACCACCATGGGACGACACCGGTGAAGGCGATCGATGACGACCTTCAGAGCCGTTTCGCGCTCGCTGCCTGCTGA
- a CDS encoding TIGR00645 family protein — protein sequence MSSSDATLSSKGGALRPIPMLIFGSRWLQLPLYVGLIIAQGVYVVLFLKELWHLFAHAFDFSEQQIMLAVLGLIDVVMISNLLVMVIVGGYETFVSRLNLQGHPDEPEWLSHVNASVLKIKLAMAIIGISSIHLLRTFIEAGALSSGKSNYTETGVMWQTIIHTVFILSAIGIAVVDKLSNAAIEEAKQAGH from the coding sequence ATGTCTTCCTCCGACGCGACCCTGTCCTCCAAGGGCGGAGCGCTGCGCCCCATTCCCATGCTGATCTTCGGCTCGCGCTGGCTGCAGCTGCCGCTCTATGTCGGGCTGATCATCGCGCAGGGCGTCTATGTCGTGCTGTTCCTGAAGGAGCTCTGGCACCTGTTCGCGCACGCGTTCGATTTCTCCGAGCAGCAGATCATGCTCGCCGTGCTCGGACTGATCGACGTGGTCATGATCTCGAACCTGCTCGTGATGGTGATCGTCGGCGGCTACGAAACGTTCGTGTCGCGGCTCAATCTGCAGGGCCATCCCGACGAGCCGGAATGGCTCAGCCACGTCAATGCCAGCGTGCTGAAGATCAAGCTGGCGATGGCCATCATCGGCATCTCGTCGATCCACCTGCTGCGCACCTTCATCGAGGCCGGCGCGCTTTCGTCGGGCAAGTCGAACTACACCGAGACCGGCGTGATGTGGCAGACGATCATCCACACGGTCTTCATCCTCTCCGCGATCGGCATCGCTGTGGTCGACAAATTGTCGAATGCCGCGATCGAAGAGGCGAAGCAGGCGGGGCATTGA
- a CDS encoding CusA/CzcA family heavy metal efflux RND transporter — protein MLQRLVAFALSQRLFVILSTLLVIGAGAVVLPSLPIDAFPDVSPVQVKIIMKAPGLTPEEVEQRITVPIELELLGLPNKKILRSATKYALADITVDFEDGTDIYWARNQVSERLSNISRDFPEGVSGGLAPITSPLGEMFMFTIDSPDLSLAERRTLLDWVIRPALRTVPGVADVNALGGYVRAFEIVPRNDALAARGISSELFRKAIEANSRNDGAGRVNQGEDSALVRIEGSIRGIDDIRAIIVDTRDGIPIRVSDVARVKIGALTRYGAVTKDGKGETVEGLVLGLRGANAGQLVRDVRARLDELKPSLPSSVTINVFYDRSRLVNRAVGTVVRALGEATVLVVVLLLLFLGNWRASLVIALSLPLAIVMALIVMRAVGMSANLMSLGGLAIAIGMLIDALVVVVENIVGNLAKHDHASTTPLIHIVYRSVCEVLQPVASGVLIIIIVFVPLLTLQGLEGKLFIPVALAIIFALAASLLLALTVLPVATSFVLTSASHDDPLLIRAAQRVYAPALDWALGNERKVIIAALVCLVAAGYGYTRLGKTFMPTMDEGDVIVSVETLPSVNLDESLAINARLQTALMKVPDVAGIIARTGSDELGLDPMGPNQTDTFLVLKPADQRQTSDRDVLLETLREVLTGFPGVSLSFTQPIDMRVQEMISGVRGDVAVKIFGPDITKLNEIAAKLSAILSDIDGAQDVYTTLNEGAQYYTIVVNRMEAGRLGLTVDSISASLRTQIEGRTIGTALEEGRRTPILVRGGEATRQAPTMLAALPLTLASGQHVALSQVARIQRVDGPVKIDREDGNRMSVVRSNVRGRDMVGFVQAAQQRVAAELPLPSGYRLTWGGQFENQQRAAARLSVVVPVAIGLIFVLLFTTFGSVRQALLVLVNIPFALIGGVFALVSSGEYLSVPASVGFIALLGIAVLNGVVLVSYFNQLRAHGVPEQRIVVEGAKRRLRPVLMTASITALGLIPLLFASGPGSEVQRPLAIVVIGGLLSSTLLTLILLPILYRRYGAAAKEAT, from the coding sequence ATGCTACAGCGGCTTGTCGCATTCGCGCTGTCGCAGCGGCTCTTCGTCATCCTGAGCACACTGCTGGTGATCGGCGCTGGCGCCGTCGTCCTGCCGAGCCTGCCGATCGATGCCTTTCCGGACGTCTCGCCGGTCCAGGTGAAGATCATCATGAAGGCCCCCGGTCTGACGCCGGAAGAGGTCGAGCAGCGCATCACGGTCCCGATCGAGCTGGAGCTGCTCGGATTGCCGAACAAGAAGATCCTGCGCTCGGCGACGAAATATGCGCTGGCCGACATCACCGTCGACTTCGAGGACGGCACCGACATCTACTGGGCCCGCAATCAGGTCTCGGAGCGGCTCTCCAACATTTCGCGCGACTTCCCCGAGGGCGTGAGCGGCGGCCTTGCGCCGATCACGAGTCCGCTCGGCGAGATGTTCATGTTCACGATCGACAGTCCCGATCTGTCGCTGGCCGAGCGCCGGACCTTGCTCGACTGGGTCATCCGCCCGGCCCTGCGCACCGTGCCCGGGGTTGCCGACGTCAACGCGCTCGGCGGCTATGTTCGCGCCTTCGAAATCGTGCCGCGGAACGATGCGCTGGCGGCGCGCGGCATCTCGTCCGAGCTGTTTCGCAAAGCCATCGAGGCCAACAGCCGCAACGACGGTGCCGGGCGGGTCAACCAGGGCGAGGACAGCGCGCTGGTCCGCATCGAGGGCAGCATCCGCGGCATCGACGACATCCGCGCGATCATCGTCGACACCCGCGACGGAATCCCGATCCGGGTCAGCGACGTCGCCCGGGTCAAGATCGGCGCCCTCACCCGCTATGGCGCCGTCACGAAAGACGGCAAGGGCGAGACGGTCGAGGGGCTCGTGCTCGGCTTGCGCGGGGCCAACGCCGGACAATTGGTGCGCGACGTTCGGGCGCGGCTGGATGAGCTGAAGCCGTCGCTACCGAGCAGCGTCACCATCAACGTGTTCTACGACCGCAGCCGGCTGGTCAACCGCGCCGTCGGCACGGTGGTGCGGGCGCTTGGCGAAGCCACGGTGCTCGTCGTCGTGCTGCTGCTGCTGTTCCTCGGCAATTGGCGCGCCTCGCTGGTGATTGCGCTCAGCCTGCCGCTCGCGATCGTGATGGCGCTGATCGTGATGCGGGCTGTCGGCATGTCCGCCAACCTGATGAGTCTCGGCGGCCTTGCGATCGCCATCGGCATGCTGATCGACGCGCTGGTCGTGGTGGTCGAGAACATCGTCGGCAATCTCGCAAAGCACGATCACGCAAGCACCACGCCGCTGATCCACATCGTCTACCGCTCGGTCTGCGAGGTTCTGCAGCCGGTCGCCTCGGGCGTCCTGATCATCATCATCGTGTTCGTTCCGCTGCTGACCTTGCAGGGGCTGGAGGGCAAGCTCTTCATTCCGGTCGCGCTGGCGATCATCTTCGCCCTGGCCGCGTCGCTGCTGCTGGCGCTGACGGTGCTTCCGGTCGCAACATCCTTCGTGCTCACATCCGCGTCGCATGACGATCCATTGCTGATCCGCGCAGCGCAGCGCGTCTATGCGCCCGCGCTCGACTGGGCGCTCGGCAACGAGCGCAAGGTGATCATCGCGGCGCTGGTCTGCCTCGTTGCCGCGGGATATGGCTACACCCGGCTGGGCAAGACCTTCATGCCGACGATGGACGAAGGCGACGTCATCGTCAGCGTGGAGACGCTGCCGTCCGTCAATCTCGACGAGTCCCTCGCCATCAATGCCCGGCTGCAGACGGCGTTGATGAAGGTGCCAGACGTCGCCGGCATCATCGCGCGCACCGGCTCGGACGAGCTCGGGCTCGATCCGATGGGACCCAATCAGACCGACACGTTCTTGGTGCTCAAGCCGGCAGACCAGCGGCAGACCAGCGACCGGGATGTCCTGCTCGAGACGCTTCGCGAGGTTCTGACCGGCTTCCCCGGTGTCTCGCTCAGCTTCACGCAGCCCATCGACATGCGCGTGCAGGAGATGATCAGCGGCGTCCGCGGCGACGTCGCGGTCAAGATCTTCGGCCCGGACATCACCAAGCTCAACGAGATCGCAGCGAAACTGTCGGCGATTCTATCCGATATCGATGGAGCCCAGGACGTCTACACGACCCTTAACGAAGGCGCGCAGTACTACACGATCGTCGTCAACCGGATGGAGGCGGGCAGGCTCGGGCTCACGGTGGACTCGATCTCGGCCTCCCTGCGCACGCAGATCGAAGGCCGAACGATCGGCACCGCGCTCGAGGAGGGACGCCGGACGCCGATCCTGGTCCGCGGCGGTGAGGCCACGCGGCAGGCGCCGACGATGCTGGCGGCGCTGCCGCTGACGCTTGCGTCCGGCCAGCATGTTGCGCTCTCGCAGGTCGCACGCATCCAGCGGGTCGATGGCCCGGTGAAGATCGATCGTGAGGACGGCAACCGCATGAGCGTGGTTCGCAGCAATGTCCGCGGCCGCGACATGGTCGGTTTCGTCCAGGCGGCTCAGCAAAGGGTCGCAGCCGAGCTGCCGCTGCCGTCCGGCTATCGGCTGACATGGGGCGGGCAGTTCGAGAACCAGCAACGTGCGGCCGCGCGTCTATCGGTCGTGGTGCCGGTCGCGATCGGCTTGATCTTCGTGCTGCTCTTCACCACGTTCGGCTCGGTGCGCCAGGCCCTGCTCGTCCTCGTCAACATTCCGTTTGCGCTGATCGGCGGCGTGTTCGCGCTGGTCTCGAGCGGTGAATACCTCTCCGTTCCAGCCTCCGTCGGCTTCATCGCACTGCTCGGAATCGCCGTGCTCAATGGTGTCGTGCTGGTGTCTTATTTCAACCAGTTGCGCGCTCACGGGGTCCCCGAGCAGCGCATCGTGGTCGAAGGCGCCAAGCGCAGGCTGCGGCCTGTGCTGATGACGGCGAGCATCACGGCGCTGGGTTTGATCCCGCTGCTGTTTGCATCGGGGCCCGGATCGGAGGTCCAGCGTCCGCTCGCGATCGTCGTGATCGGCGGCCTGCTGTCGTCCACGCTGCTGACGCTGATCCTGTTGCCGATCCTGTATCGCCGCTACGGCGCTGCTGCGAAGGAAGCCACATGA
- the ettA gene encoding energy-dependent translational throttle protein EttA — MARQFVYFMQGLSKTYPTRKVLDNIHLSFYPDAKIGVLGVNGSGKSTLLKIMAGIDKDYTGEAWVAEGARVGYLEQEPQLDPKLTVRENVMLGVGKQKAILDRYNELAMNYSEETADEMTKLQDEIEAQGLWDLDSKVDQAMDALRCPPDDADVTKLSGGERRRVALCKLLLDQPELLLLDEPTNHLDAESVSWLEGHLRNYPGAILIVTHDRYFLDNVTSWILELDRGKGIPYEGNYSSWLQQKQKRLEQEGREDAAHQRTLAREQEWIAASPKARQAKSKARYQRYEELLKKASEKQTQTAQIIIPVAERLGQNVVDFDGLSKSFGDRLLIDNLTFKLPPGGIVGVIGPNGAGKTTLFRMITGQEKPDAGTITIGETVHLGYVDQSRDALDGNKTVWEEISGGNELILLGKKEVNSRGYCSAFNFKGADQQKKVGALSGGERNRVHLAKMLKSGANVLLLDEPTNDLDVDTLRALEEALEDFAGCAVIISHDRWFLDRIATHMLAFEGDSHVEWFEGNFQDYEKDKMRRLGQDSVIPHRVKYKKLTR; from the coding sequence ATGGCGCGCCAGTTCGTCTATTTCATGCAGGGTCTGTCCAAGACCTACCCGACCCGCAAGGTGCTCGATAACATTCACCTGTCGTTCTATCCGGACGCCAAGATCGGCGTGCTCGGTGTCAACGGCTCGGGCAAGTCGACCCTGCTCAAGATCATGGCCGGTATCGACAAGGACTATACCGGCGAGGCCTGGGTGGCCGAGGGTGCCCGCGTCGGCTATCTCGAGCAGGAGCCGCAGCTCGATCCGAAGCTCACGGTGCGCGAGAACGTCATGCTCGGCGTCGGCAAGCAGAAGGCGATCCTCGATCGCTACAACGAGCTGGCGATGAACTACTCGGAAGAGACCGCCGACGAGATGACCAAGCTGCAGGACGAGATCGAGGCGCAGGGCCTTTGGGATCTCGACAGCAAGGTCGACCAGGCGATGGATGCGCTGCGCTGTCCGCCCGACGATGCCGACGTCACCAAGCTGTCCGGTGGTGAGCGCCGCCGCGTCGCGTTGTGCAAGCTGCTGCTCGACCAGCCCGAGCTGTTGCTGCTGGACGAGCCGACCAACCATCTCGACGCCGAATCGGTGTCCTGGCTCGAAGGACACCTGCGCAATTATCCGGGCGCGATCCTGATCGTGACCCACGATCGCTACTTCCTCGACAACGTCACCAGCTGGATCCTGGAGCTCGATCGCGGCAAGGGCATCCCCTACGAGGGCAATTATTCGTCCTGGCTGCAGCAGAAGCAGAAGCGGCTGGAGCAGGAGGGCCGCGAGGATGCCGCGCATCAGCGCACTTTGGCGCGCGAGCAGGAGTGGATCGCGGCCTCGCCGAAGGCCCGCCAGGCCAAGTCCAAGGCGCGCTACCAGCGCTATGAGGAGCTGCTCAAGAAGGCCAGCGAGAAGCAGACCCAGACCGCCCAGATCATCATTCCGGTCGCCGAGCGGCTCGGCCAGAACGTCGTCGATTTCGACGGATTGTCCAAGAGCTTCGGCGACCGCCTGCTGATCGACAATCTCACCTTCAAGTTGCCGCCGGGCGGCATCGTCGGCGTGATCGGTCCGAACGGCGCCGGCAAGACCACACTGTTCCGCATGATCACCGGGCAGGAGAAGCCGGACGCTGGCACCATCACCATCGGAGAGACCGTGCATCTCGGCTATGTCGACCAGTCGCGCGACGCGCTCGATGGCAACAAGACCGTGTGGGAGGAGATCTCCGGCGGCAACGAGCTGATCCTGCTCGGCAAGAAGGAAGTGAACTCGCGCGGCTATTGCTCGGCGTTCAACTTCAAGGGCGCCGACCAGCAGAAGAAGGTCGGGGCGCTGTCCGGCGGCGAGCGCAATCGCGTGCATCTCGCCAAGATGTTGAAGTCGGGCGCCAACGTGCTGCTGCTCGACGAGCCGACAAACGATCTCGACGTCGACACCCTGCGTGCGCTCGAAGAGGCGCTGGAGGATTTCGCCGGCTGCGCCGTCATCATCAGCCACGATCGCTGGTTCCTCGACCGCATCGCGACCCACATGCTGGCCTTCGAGGGCGACAGCCATGTCGAATGGTTCGAAGGAAACTTCCAGGACTACGAGAAGGACAAGATGCGCCGGCTCGGCCAGGACAGCGTGATTCCGCACCGGGTCAAGTACAAGAAGCTGACGCGCTGA
- a CDS encoding DUF3240 family protein, translated as MSSQAVCLTLIVPDALHSEVLDHLSEQTDLVTGFTASEAAGHGARVRLRSAAERVKGHADEVVVRIVLPEEDLERLLERLRSAFAGTQLVYWVVPVTAFGIIA; from the coding sequence ATGAGCAGCCAAGCCGTCTGCCTGACCCTGATCGTGCCGGATGCACTTCACAGCGAGGTACTCGACCATCTGAGCGAGCAGACCGATCTCGTGACGGGCTTCACCGCCTCGGAAGCAGCCGGACACGGTGCGCGCGTCCGGCTGCGGAGCGCTGCAGAGCGGGTGAAAGGACATGCCGACGAGGTCGTCGTGCGGATCGTGTTGCCGGAAGAGGATCTCGAGCGGCTCCTCGAGCGGCTCAGAAGCGCGTTTGCGGGAACGCAGCTCGTCTATTGGGTCGTACCCGTCACCGCCTTCGGCATCATCGCGTGA
- a CDS encoding L,D-transpeptidase, protein MMIRQILTVCAVAAAGVTATSFAEAQQVYQTAPGAYSPAPTPYPADARGQGQDFDALDDEDAPGNSAALPPPGPVISPDDPRYGRPANSPVYGAAAPTGPILSPDDPRYGRPAGATVYGAAPTGPVMSPDDPRYGRPAGPPPVIYGDRPASSQQAYGGAYGNSAPGGDAGAPRPPGAVVGAAQAPSAGDRPMTVAALPPEEQPDAAPAPLPANLRRQEVDFVTKEPPGTIVVDTPNTYLYLVLGNGRAMRYGVRVGREGFTWTGVQKITKKTEWPDWYPPSEMIERQPYLPRFMAGGPGNPLGARAMYLGSTVYRIHGTNQPSTIGKFVSSGCIGMLNDDVADLFDRVKVGTRVVVMPGGAPPGSSKNMAAAAASPAPAPVQAQATVPAAGQPANMQPLPPPVTIR, encoded by the coding sequence ATGATGATCAGACAAATCCTGACGGTTTGCGCGGTCGCGGCAGCGGGCGTGACGGCAACTTCGTTTGCCGAGGCACAGCAGGTCTATCAGACCGCGCCTGGAGCGTATTCACCGGCGCCGACGCCTTACCCGGCCGACGCGCGCGGGCAGGGGCAGGATTTTGACGCGCTCGACGATGAGGATGCGCCCGGCAATTCCGCGGCGTTGCCGCCGCCCGGCCCGGTGATCTCGCCGGACGATCCGCGCTACGGTCGTCCAGCCAATTCGCCGGTTTATGGTGCTGCGGCTCCGACCGGTCCCATCCTTTCTCCCGACGATCCCCGATATGGACGTCCGGCCGGTGCGACGGTCTATGGGGCCGCTCCGACCGGCCCGGTGATGTCCCCGGATGATCCGCGGTATGGCCGCCCGGCTGGTCCGCCCCCGGTGATCTATGGTGATCGTCCCGCCTCCAGCCAACAGGCCTATGGTGGCGCCTATGGCAACAGCGCGCCTGGTGGCGACGCAGGCGCGCCGCGGCCGCCCGGCGCCGTCGTGGGCGCGGCGCAGGCCCCGTCCGCCGGGGATCGTCCGATGACGGTAGCAGCTCTGCCGCCTGAGGAACAACCCGATGCGGCGCCGGCGCCGCTGCCGGCGAACCTGCGCCGCCAGGAGGTCGACTTCGTCACCAAGGAGCCGCCGGGAACGATCGTCGTCGATACGCCCAACACCTACCTCTATCTGGTGCTCGGCAACGGCCGGGCGATGCGCTACGGCGTCCGCGTCGGCCGCGAAGGCTTCACCTGGACCGGTGTGCAGAAGATCACCAAGAAGACCGAGTGGCCGGACTGGTATCCGCCGAGCGAGATGATCGAGCGGCAGCCCTATCTGCCGCGCTTCATGGCCGGCGGGCCGGGCAATCCGCTCGGTGCCCGCGCGATGTATCTCGGCTCGACCGTGTACCGCATCCACGGCACCAACCAGCCGTCGACGATCGGCAAGTTCGTGTCCTCCGGCTGCATCGGCATGCTGAACGACGACGTCGCCGACCTGTTCGACCGGGTCAAGGTCGGCACCCGCGTGGTCGTGATGCCGGGCGGTGCGCCTCCGGGTTCCAGCAAGAACATGGCTGCTGCCGCGGCCTCACCGGCTCCGGCGCCCGTCCAGGCCCAGGCGACTGTGCCGGCGGCTGGCCAGCCCGCCAACATGCAGCCGCTGCCGCCGCCGGTGACGATCCGCTGA
- the bfr gene encoding bacterioferritin — MQGDPKVIEYLNKGLRSELTAINQYWLHYRLLNNWGLLDMAKVWRKESIEEMEHADKFTDRILFLDGFPNMQVLDPLRIGQNVKEIIECDLAAEIGARTLYQEAATYCHGVKDYVSRDLFEQLMKDEEHHIDFLETQLDLINRIGLELYTQKHVGGLESEH; from the coding sequence ATGCAGGGCGACCCCAAGGTCATCGAATATCTCAACAAGGGATTGCGCAGCGAGCTGACTGCCATCAACCAATATTGGCTGCACTATCGTCTGTTGAACAATTGGGGCCTTCTCGACATGGCGAAGGTCTGGCGCAAGGAATCCATCGAGGAGATGGAGCACGCCGACAAGTTCACCGACCGCATTCTCTTCCTCGACGGCTTCCCCAACATGCAGGTGCTCGATCCCCTGCGCATCGGCCAGAACGTCAAGGAGATCATCGAATGCGATCTCGCCGCCGAGATCGGCGCGCGGACGCTGTATCAGGAAGCCGCAACCTATTGTCATGGCGTCAAGGACTACGTGTCGCGCGACCTGTTCGAGCAGCTGATGAAGGACGAGGAGCATCACATCGATTTCCTCGAGACCCAGCTCGACCTCATCAACCGCATCGGTCTCGAACTCTACACGCAGAAACACGTCGGCGGCCTCGAGAGCGAGCACTGA